A section of the Corynebacterium tuberculostearicum genome encodes:
- a CDS encoding aminotransferase class I/II-fold pyridoxal phosphate-dependent enzyme, producing the protein MSLLTLESSELAELAAQVRKDYEDLKAKGLKLDLTRGKPAKAQLDLSNDLLALPGQGHYTDAAGNDLRNYGNQKGIKELRDIWGKLTNMDPELLVAADSSSLNIMFDLISWAFLFGTNDSAQPWSKEEKLKWICPVPGYDRHFAITEQFGFELVTVPMEEDGPDVEAVEKLVADPAVKGMWVVPMFANPTGAVISEDKARRLARMQAGAPDFRIVWDNAYAVHTLTEDFPEILPILDIAAEEGNPNRFWAMSSTSKITFAGAGVGFFGTSEDNLEWYLEHAGIRGIGPNKINQLAHHEFFGSAEGVRAVMRRHAALIKPKFDAVLRILEKRLGEYEVAQWTNPKGGYFISLDVVDGTANRVWELARDAGILLTQAGSAFPYGQDDNDRNIRLAPTLPPQEEVEAAMDGVATCVLLAAVEKLGA; encoded by the coding sequence ATGTCGCTTCTTACTTTGGAATCGTCCGAACTCGCGGAGCTCGCCGCCCAGGTCCGTAAGGACTACGAGGACCTTAAGGCTAAGGGCCTGAAATTGGACCTGACCCGCGGAAAGCCGGCCAAGGCACAGCTGGACCTCTCCAATGATTTGCTGGCGCTGCCCGGCCAAGGACATTACACCGATGCGGCCGGAAACGACCTACGTAACTACGGCAACCAAAAGGGCATCAAGGAACTGCGCGACATCTGGGGCAAGCTGACCAACATGGACCCAGAGCTGCTGGTTGCCGCAGATTCTTCCTCGCTGAATATCATGTTCGACCTGATTTCTTGGGCATTCCTCTTCGGCACCAATGATTCCGCACAGCCGTGGAGCAAGGAAGAAAAGCTCAAGTGGATCTGCCCGGTGCCGGGCTATGACCGTCACTTTGCCATCACGGAGCAATTCGGCTTCGAGCTGGTCACGGTGCCAATGGAGGAGGACGGGCCGGATGTAGAGGCCGTCGAAAAGCTGGTGGCGGATCCGGCGGTCAAGGGCATGTGGGTAGTGCCGATGTTCGCTAACCCCACCGGCGCCGTGATTTCTGAAGACAAGGCCCGCCGCCTCGCCCGCATGCAGGCCGGCGCGCCGGATTTCCGCATCGTGTGGGATAACGCCTACGCGGTGCACACCCTGACCGAGGACTTCCCGGAAATCCTGCCGATTCTGGATATCGCAGCGGAGGAAGGCAATCCGAACCGCTTCTGGGCCATGTCTTCTACCTCGAAGATCACCTTCGCGGGCGCGGGCGTGGGCTTCTTCGGCACCTCGGAGGACAACCTCGAGTGGTACCTGGAGCACGCGGGCATCCGCGGCATCGGCCCCAATAAGATTAACCAGCTGGCGCACCACGAGTTCTTCGGCTCTGCCGAGGGCGTGCGCGCGGTGATGCGCCGCCATGCCGCGCTGATCAAGCCCAAGTTCGATGCCGTGTTGCGCATCCTAGAAAAGCGCCTCGGCGAGTACGAGGTGGCGCAGTGGACCAACCCGAAGGGCGGCTACTTCATCTCCCTCGACGTCGTCGACGGCACCGCCAACCGTGTCTGGGAGCTCGCGCGAGATGCCGGCATCCTGCTTACCCAGGCCGGATCCGCCTTCCCGTATGGCCAGGACGATAACGACCGCAATATCCGCCTCGCCCCAACCCTGCCGCCGCAGGAGGAGGTTGAGGCCGCGATGGACGGCGTTGCCACCTGCGTGCTGCTCGCCGCCGTGGAGAAGCTGGGGGCCTAA
- a CDS encoding suppressor of fused domain protein, producing the protein MPPACCSPPWRSWGPNINADESALWLSEIIPAPLEFRYVDERRLGLASLADAQSLALTTTFNNTDTGLQSQDDGTDVRCELLTVARTEQPEVAAAINAAADTFEKAGGLLPAQPGVMLPSILDVPDVTVHHGLFIAPYLWGGQTPQFREEGRLTLILQLVMLTDSEYAFGVEEGVGKLQAAVAEQGIDLLDWSREG; encoded by the coding sequence TTGCCACCTGCGTGCTGCTCGCCGCCGTGGAGAAGCTGGGGGCCTAATATCAACGCCGACGAGTCTGCCCTGTGGCTGAGTGAGATTATCCCGGCGCCGCTGGAGTTCCGCTACGTGGATGAGCGCCGGCTAGGCCTTGCCTCGCTTGCCGACGCCCAATCGCTCGCCCTCACCACCACCTTCAACAACACCGACACCGGCCTGCAGAGCCAGGACGACGGCACCGACGTGCGCTGCGAGCTGTTGACGGTGGCGCGCACCGAGCAGCCCGAGGTGGCCGCCGCCATCAACGCTGCGGCTGACACCTTTGAAAAGGCCGGCGGCCTGCTGCCGGCGCAGCCGGGCGTGATGCTGCCGTCCATCCTCGATGTCCCTGACGTCACCGTGCATCATGGCCTGTTCATCGCGCCGTACCTGTGGGGCGGGCAGACCCCGCAGTTTCGCGAGGAGGGCCGCCTGACCCTCATCTTGCAGCTGGTCATGCTGACGGATTCGGAATATGCGTTTGGGGTAGAAGAGGGCGTCGGCAAGCTGCAGGCGGCGGTGGCCGAGCAGGGCATTGACCTGCTGGACTGGTCGCGCGAGGGTTAG
- a CDS encoding HNH endonuclease signature motif containing protein, with translation MTLLEQLGDIAKRGVELLEEAHAASSLPLPADQARTVRRTAAAFLSPTSHSRYQSRALAAARRNQHSLETLALIARRSRGISDPTKRWQFREKLCATAGTTAQVSRAATRLLREINPPPEREDGGRRIMHGEKTTLSFTGPAAQMADIWAAAKSDPLAWLTGSRAAAPATVTTNVIIELPDYLKILAGDGDDIRLAMTNGATITGAELVRRTLAGAGLFTLIHPERGPVNLYRTRQASAKQRRMLEAEGARCAWPACRRPAAECQAHHLIEYSRGGLTHPENMALLCPYHNSINGLPGRGRMARVNGRIAWLPPASRHNATPSSMHSGHSGVHSSADNGTASKAHGPPVFTGRARTGPTAAVP, from the coding sequence ATGACGTTATTGGAGCAGCTGGGCGACATCGCTAAGCGCGGCGTGGAACTTCTCGAAGAGGCCCACGCCGCCTCCAGCCTGCCCCTGCCCGCGGACCAAGCGCGCACCGTGCGCCGCACCGCCGCGGCCTTCCTCTCGCCCACCAGCCACTCGCGCTATCAATCCCGCGCCCTGGCCGCCGCGCGCCGCAACCAACACAGCCTGGAAACCCTCGCGCTCATCGCCCGCCGCTCGCGCGGCATTTCTGACCCCACCAAGCGCTGGCAATTCCGCGAGAAGCTATGCGCCACCGCCGGCACCACCGCGCAGGTCTCGCGCGCGGCGACGCGGCTGCTGCGCGAAATCAACCCGCCGCCCGAGCGCGAAGACGGCGGCCGCCGCATCATGCACGGCGAGAAAACCACCCTGAGTTTTACCGGCCCCGCCGCGCAGATGGCCGATATCTGGGCCGCCGCCAAATCCGACCCGCTGGCCTGGCTCACCGGGTCCCGCGCCGCCGCGCCAGCGACCGTGACCACCAATGTCATCATCGAGCTGCCGGATTACCTGAAAATCCTGGCTGGCGACGGCGACGACATCCGCCTCGCCATGACCAACGGCGCGACCATCACCGGCGCCGAACTCGTCCGCCGCACCCTAGCCGGCGCCGGCCTCTTCACGCTCATCCACCCCGAGCGCGGCCCCGTCAATCTCTACCGAACCCGGCAGGCCTCCGCGAAGCAGCGTCGCATGCTCGAGGCCGAAGGCGCCCGCTGCGCCTGGCCCGCTTGCCGACGCCCCGCCGCCGAATGCCAAGCCCACCACCTCATCGAATACTCCCGCGGCGGCCTCACGCACCCCGAAAACATGGCCTTGCTCTGCCCGTATCACAACTCCATCAACGGGCTGCCCGGCCGCGGCCGCATGGCCCGCGTCAACGGTCGAATCGCCTGGCTCCCGCCCGCCAGCCGGCACAACGCTACGCCTAGCAGCATGCATAGCGGCCACAGCGGTGTACACAGCAGCGCAGATAACGGGACGGCAAGCAAAGCACACGGCCCGCCGGTGTTCACCGGCCGCGCGCGAACCGGGCCCACGGCCGCCGTGCCTTAG
- a CDS encoding DNA polymerase III subunit gamma and tau, whose protein sequence is MALYRKYRPATFAEVVGQEQVTTPLSAALDAGRINHAYLFSGPRGCGKTSSARIMARSLNCEHGPTSTPCGKCDSCVSLAPGGPGNLDVTELDAASHNGVEDMRELRDRAYYAPAESRYRIFIIDEAHMISPSGANALLKVVEEPPEHVIFIFATTEPEKIIGTIRSRTHHYPFRLLTPPAMKGLLQRTVAAEGVRVEDAVYPMVIEAGGGSPRDTLSLLDQLLAGAGPDGLTYDLARPLLGVTDVSLLDDAIETLANQDKPGLFAMVDHVIEAGHDPRRFAVDLLDRLRDLMILQAVPGAIEAGLVSAPTDRASVLTAQAQRFSGPQLTYLASTVNDRISDLTGATSPRLLLEIMCAHLLIGSTGPAGAGPAPAAASAPAPAANAAAVSPAPAGPATPGGAPAANSAVAGAQDPQSAAAAIIARRRAKSQEQQASAPSSAPTSAPAAQPQPQAPSQPEPQPEAQPKAQPEQPEAAEPQRTQKPQDQEPQPQRDEAAVAKQPAKQEQQQEAGDPWQRERQIPQAEAPAQQTPQPAPDQQERREPLEKPVPARAEESATETAPEPAAQSQAAEEPAGDFAEAVREKWVALRGSVGKRNKVAEIMLAEARVLGFRDGTLTLGHTTGALAERINAPANNAVIVEVLKEEFQRDVAVTCVVGTDPKTAGFDAPRPPQRKEAWTPNQPAREPADDQEAESKPESAPGWRSRIARATQAAKQRDESQFSNGVPLPSEPEPDFGAPPEEPPAYTRDDEERDMMEAAQSTGEMDHRSATEVAMELLERELGARRA, encoded by the coding sequence GTGGCTTTATACCGGAAATATCGTCCAGCAACGTTCGCGGAGGTCGTGGGCCAAGAGCAGGTCACCACGCCGCTATCCGCCGCCCTTGATGCAGGGCGCATCAACCACGCCTACCTCTTTTCCGGCCCGCGCGGCTGCGGCAAGACCTCCTCGGCGCGGATTATGGCCCGCTCGCTCAACTGCGAGCACGGGCCGACCTCGACGCCGTGCGGCAAGTGCGATTCCTGCGTCTCCCTCGCCCCCGGCGGCCCTGGCAACCTGGACGTGACGGAGCTCGACGCCGCCTCGCACAACGGCGTGGAGGACATGCGCGAGCTGCGCGACCGCGCCTACTACGCGCCGGCCGAATCGCGCTACCGCATCTTCATCATTGACGAGGCGCATATGATTTCGCCCTCCGGTGCGAACGCGCTGCTCAAGGTGGTCGAAGAGCCGCCCGAGCACGTCATCTTCATCTTCGCGACCACGGAGCCGGAGAAAATCATCGGCACCATTCGCTCGCGTACCCACCACTATCCCTTCCGCCTGCTGACCCCGCCGGCCATGAAGGGCCTGCTGCAGCGCACCGTTGCGGCCGAGGGTGTGCGTGTCGAGGACGCCGTGTACCCCATGGTCATTGAGGCGGGCGGCGGTTCCCCGCGCGATACTTTGTCTCTGCTGGACCAGCTGCTAGCCGGCGCCGGGCCCGATGGCCTGACCTATGACCTTGCCCGGCCGCTGTTGGGCGTCACCGATGTCTCGCTGCTTGACGACGCCATCGAAACCCTCGCCAACCAAGACAAACCCGGCCTCTTTGCGATGGTCGACCACGTCATCGAGGCCGGCCACGACCCGCGCCGCTTCGCCGTCGATTTGCTCGACCGTTTGCGTGATCTGATGATCCTGCAGGCCGTGCCCGGCGCCATCGAGGCCGGCCTCGTCTCCGCGCCCACCGACCGCGCCTCCGTGCTCACCGCCCAAGCGCAGCGCTTTTCCGGCCCGCAGCTGACCTACCTGGCCTCCACGGTCAACGACCGCATCAGCGACCTCACCGGTGCGACTTCACCGCGCCTGCTGCTAGAAATCATGTGCGCGCATCTGCTTATCGGGTCCACCGGCCCCGCTGGCGCCGGGCCTGCACCCGCAGCGGCTTCCGCTCCCGCCCCCGCTGCCAACGCTGCCGCGGTCTCGCCCGCGCCGGCTGGCCCTGCGACCCCGGGCGGTGCTCCCGCAGCCAACTCTGCCGTCGCCGGTGCTCAAGACCCCCAGTCCGCCGCTGCTGCCATCATCGCTCGCCGCCGCGCCAAGTCCCAGGAGCAGCAGGCTTCTGCCCCTTCGTCTGCTCCAACCTCTGCACCGGCCGCTCAGCCGCAGCCGCAGGCCCCGTCCCAACCGGAACCGCAACCGGAGGCGCAGCCGAAGGCGCAACCCGAGCAGCCGGAGGCCGCAGAGCCGCAACGCACGCAGAAGCCTCAGGACCAAGAGCCGCAACCGCAACGGGACGAAGCGGCTGTGGCAAAACAGCCGGCAAAGCAGGAACAGCAGCAAGAGGCTGGGGACCCGTGGCAGCGTGAGCGGCAAATCCCGCAAGCAGAAGCGCCCGCGCAGCAAACGCCGCAGCCGGCACCGGACCAGCAGGAGCGTCGCGAGCCACTGGAGAAGCCTGTGCCGGCCCGCGCGGAGGAATCCGCCACGGAAACTGCGCCGGAACCTGCCGCGCAATCGCAGGCGGCGGAGGAGCCGGCGGGTGACTTCGCAGAGGCCGTGAGGGAGAAATGGGTGGCGTTGAGGGGGAGCGTCGGAAAGCGGAATAAGGTGGCCGAAATCATGCTGGCCGAAGCCCGCGTGCTTGGCTTCCGCGATGGCACCCTGACGCTGGGACACACCACCGGTGCGCTGGCCGAGCGCATCAATGCGCCCGCCAACAACGCCGTCATAGTGGAGGTGCTCAAGGAGGAGTTCCAGCGCGATGTGGCCGTGACCTGTGTGGTGGGCACCGACCCGAAGACCGCCGGTTTCGACGCCCCGCGGCCGCCACAGCGCAAGGAAGCGTGGACGCCGAATCAGCCGGCGCGCGAGCCGGCCGACGACCAGGAGGCGGAGAGTAAGCCGGAAAGCGCGCCCGGGTGGCGCTCGCGCATCGCACGGGCGACGCAGGCGGCCAAGCAACGCGATGAATCGCAGTTCAGCAATGGCGTGCCGCTGCCGTCCGAGCCTGAGCCGGACTTTGGCGCTCCGCCCGAGGAGCCGCCGGCCTATACCCGCGACGACGAAGAGCGCGACATGATGGAGGCCGCGCAGTCGACCGGCGAGATGGATCATCGCAGCGCTACCGAGGTAGCTATGGAGCTGCTGGAGCGTGAGCTGGGCGCCCGGCGTGCCTAA
- a CDS encoding type 1 glutamine amidotransferase — protein MLNIGLVLPDVLGTYGDDGNALVLRQRARMRGFEAEIHPIRLGEPVPETLDIYTLGGGEDTAQILAADHLISDGGLTRAANAGRPVFAICAGLQVLGESFRASGRIIDGVGLLDATTAGMQDRAIGEVASEPTRAGVTADLTEPLTGFENHLGATILGPSAQPLGTLTRGNGNADQAATADLSDGSAQRTYEGAVQDSVIATYMHGPALARNPQLADLLLAQAMGVALADLEPIEIPAVDRLRVERFNASEPPRSQR, from the coding sequence ATGCTTAATATCGGCCTAGTGCTTCCCGACGTCCTCGGTACCTACGGCGACGACGGCAACGCCCTCGTCCTGCGCCAGCGCGCCCGCATGCGCGGCTTCGAGGCGGAGATTCACCCCATCCGCTTGGGCGAGCCCGTGCCCGAGACGCTGGATATCTACACCCTCGGCGGCGGCGAAGATACCGCGCAGATCCTGGCCGCGGACCACCTGATTTCCGATGGCGGCCTTACCCGCGCCGCTAACGCCGGCCGCCCCGTCTTTGCCATTTGCGCCGGCCTGCAGGTCCTGGGCGAATCCTTCCGCGCCTCCGGCCGCATTATCGACGGCGTCGGGCTGCTCGACGCCACCACGGCCGGCATGCAGGACCGCGCCATCGGCGAGGTAGCCTCCGAGCCCACCCGCGCCGGCGTTACCGCGGACCTCACCGAGCCGCTGACCGGTTTTGAAAACCACCTAGGCGCCACCATCCTCGGCCCCTCCGCGCAGCCGCTCGGCACGCTCACCCGCGGCAATGGCAATGCCGACCAGGCCGCCACCGCCGATCTGAGCGACGGCTCCGCCCAGCGCACCTACGAAGGCGCCGTCCAAGACAGCGTCATCGCCACCTATATGCACGGCCCGGCGCTGGCTCGAAACCCGCAGCTGGCGGATCTCCTCCTCGCCCAGGCCATGGGCGTGGCCCTCGCGGACCTCGAACCGATTGAGATCCCGGCCGTCGACCGCCTGCGCGTCGAACGTTTTAACGCCTCCGAGCCCCCGCGCTCCCAAAGATAG
- a CDS encoding YbaB/EbfC family nucleoid-associated protein, which translates to MADQDPMQQANDMNDLIAQAAQVQADLQKAQEEILATNVEGQAGNGLVKVTMTGGAELVDLQIDKSVVDPEDVDTLQDLVMGAFKEAHAAAGRLAQEKIGPLSQGMGGQGGPSFEDVFGGNQ; encoded by the coding sequence ATGGCTGACCAAGACCCAATGCAGCAGGCAAATGACATGAACGACCTCATCGCGCAGGCCGCGCAGGTGCAGGCGGACCTGCAGAAGGCGCAGGAAGAAATCCTCGCCACCAACGTTGAGGGCCAGGCAGGAAACGGCTTGGTTAAGGTGACCATGACCGGTGGTGCCGAGCTCGTGGACCTGCAGATCGATAAGTCCGTCGTGGACCCGGAGGACGTCGACACCCTTCAGGACCTGGTCATGGGCGCGTTCAAGGAGGCCCACGCTGCGGCCGGCCGCCTGGCACAGGAGAAGATTGGCCCGCTGTCCCAGGGCATGGGCGGCCAGGGTGGCCCGTCTTTTGAGGATGTCTTCGGCGGCAACCAGTAG
- the recR gene encoding recombination mediator RecR, translating to MFEGPLQDLIDEFSRLPGIGPKSAQRIAFHVLHMEPEDIERLQNALGAVRDGVTFCRICCNISREDVCRICINSQRDASTICVVEEPKDIQVIERTGEYEGRYHVLGGALDPLANVGPRDLNISTLLQRLGGVLPDRELADSTPEAPLYDATPTIHEVILATDPNTEGEATAAYLVRLLRDFPDLKITRLASGMPLGGDLEFVDELTLSRALSGRLTI from the coding sequence ATGTTTGAAGGACCTCTGCAAGACCTCATCGACGAGTTTTCGCGCCTGCCGGGCATCGGCCCGAAGTCGGCGCAGCGCATCGCGTTTCACGTTTTGCACATGGAGCCTGAGGACATCGAGCGGCTGCAGAACGCCTTGGGTGCGGTGCGCGATGGCGTGACCTTCTGCCGCATCTGCTGCAATATTTCCCGCGAGGATGTCTGCCGCATCTGTATTAATTCGCAGCGCGACGCCTCGACCATTTGCGTGGTGGAAGAGCCGAAGGATATCCAGGTCATCGAGCGCACCGGAGAGTATGAGGGCCGCTACCACGTCTTGGGTGGCGCGCTGGATCCGCTAGCGAATGTGGGCCCGCGCGATTTGAACATTTCCACGCTGTTGCAGCGCCTCGGTGGCGTGCTGCCAGACCGCGAGCTGGCGGATTCCACCCCTGAAGCCCCGCTTTACGACGCCACCCCCACCATCCACGAAGTCATCCTCGCCACCGACCCCAATACCGAGGGCGAGGCCACCGCCGCATACTTGGTGCGGTTGCTGCGTGACTTCCCTGATTTGAAGATCACCAGATTGGCCTCCGGCATGCCGCTCGGAGGCGATTTGGAGTTCGTGGACGAGCTCACCTTGTCCCGCGCGCTTTCTGGCCGCCTGACCATTTAG
- the gluQRS gene encoding tRNA glutamyl-Q(34) synthetase GluQRS: MNSATTGAGRYAPSPSGDLHFGNLRTALLAWLFARSTGRRFVVRVEDIDKQRSSQESAERQLADLRALGLDWDGEVIYQHDRDAAYEQALAQLPTYECYCSRKDIREASRAPHAIPGQYPGTCRNLTEDQRAAKRAELAAQNRQPALRLLADVPTFTIHDALHGTYTGDVDDFILRRGGQDTGWAYNLAVVVDDAYQGIDQVIRGDDLLSSAPRQAYLASLLGIEPPEYVHVPLVLNASGERLAKRDGAVTMREMGEEWDVVKQLAASLGYEAHSAADLLAQFAPDRLSPEPYIWRG, encoded by the coding sequence ATGAATTCCGCGACCACCGGCGCCGGCCGTTACGCTCCAAGCCCCTCAGGCGATCTGCACTTTGGCAACCTCCGCACGGCGCTTCTGGCGTGGCTTTTCGCCCGGTCGACGGGCAGGCGCTTTGTGGTGCGCGTGGAGGACATCGATAAGCAGCGCTCCTCCCAGGAATCGGCCGAGCGCCAGCTTGCGGACCTGCGCGCGCTCGGGCTGGACTGGGACGGCGAGGTCATCTACCAGCACGATCGCGACGCCGCCTATGAGCAGGCCCTGGCTCAGCTGCCGACCTACGAGTGCTATTGCTCGCGCAAGGATATCCGCGAGGCCTCCCGCGCCCCGCACGCCATTCCCGGCCAGTACCCGGGCACCTGCCGCAACCTCACCGAAGACCAGCGCGCGGCCAAGCGCGCCGAGCTTGCGGCCCAGAATCGCCAGCCTGCCCTTCGCCTGCTTGCCGACGTCCCCACATTCACCATCCACGACGCCCTCCACGGCACCTATACGGGCGACGTCGATGACTTCATCCTGCGCCGCGGCGGCCAAGACACTGGCTGGGCCTATAACCTGGCCGTTGTCGTCGATGATGCCTACCAAGGCATCGATCAAGTGATCCGCGGCGATGATCTGCTCTCCTCCGCGCCGCGCCAGGCCTACCTCGCCTCGCTACTTGGCATCGAACCGCCGGAGTATGTCCACGTCCCGCTCGTGCTCAATGCATCCGGCGAGCGCCTGGCCAAGCGCGATGGGGCGGTGACCATGCGGGAGATGGGGGAGGAGTGGGACGTCGTCAAGCAGCTGGCGGCCTCGCTGGGGTACGAAGCTCACAGTGCTGCGGATCTGCTCGCGCAATTCGCGCCCGATCGACTCAGCCCTGAGCCTTATATCTGGCGCGGGTAA
- a CDS encoding cation:proton antiporter: MEVLLVLIGLMLLTVFVVAIGDKIGLPWPALLTIITACAVFVPGLPQFEPPTELILPIFLPPLLWALARRTSWGVIREQWVTILSLSVLLVVATTLAVGFTAYAFLPGISLAAAILIGAAIAPPDPVAVDAVAEPAGIPRRIITTLQTEGLFNDAASIVAFNLALTAVTQGDELSFGGGVLNFFYSAFVACGLGWVVGRLVALFITHVHDVTARNALTWVTPFAVYLISEELGASGVIAVVIAAVELNSRADIQAEDRLSGQAFWETIELLFTGVAFGLIGLTVNTAIGEVGSDLWHSVVVGVILSLVAFVVRLVWMYIYYRINVSRGRPRVAPLRLQEVLLMTWSGMRGLVTLALVLSIPAGVFSFHHELAVIALTVLLVTMVVPGLLLPWLMERLDLTEASQIASDKMRAAVVSRARAASIEALSHFRPDGHITADAEKVDPEISANVIQWFEDRLGDGEDVSDDSRKQRAWQARHVALEARRTALAAAQEELLRMRGDRAYNPAIVDEVLEEIDRMVLGAKRH; this comes from the coding sequence ATGGAAGTTCTACTGGTGCTCATTGGGCTCATGCTGCTGACCGTGTTCGTCGTCGCCATCGGTGACAAGATTGGGCTGCCGTGGCCGGCCCTGCTGACGATCATCACCGCCTGCGCCGTCTTCGTGCCCGGCCTGCCACAGTTCGAACCGCCCACCGAGCTCATCCTGCCCATCTTCCTGCCGCCGCTGCTGTGGGCGCTGGCCCGGCGCACCTCGTGGGGTGTTATCCGCGAGCAATGGGTGACCATCTTGAGCCTGTCCGTGCTGCTGGTGGTCGCCACCACGCTGGCCGTAGGTTTTACGGCCTATGCCTTCCTGCCCGGCATCAGCCTGGCCGCAGCCATCCTCATCGGTGCGGCCATCGCCCCGCCGGACCCCGTCGCCGTTGACGCCGTGGCCGAGCCCGCCGGCATCCCACGCCGCATCATCACCACCTTGCAGACCGAGGGCTTGTTTAACGACGCCGCCTCTATCGTCGCCTTCAATCTCGCGCTGACGGCCGTGACCCAAGGCGATGAGCTCTCCTTCGGCGGCGGCGTGCTCAACTTCTTCTACTCCGCATTCGTTGCGTGTGGCCTGGGGTGGGTCGTCGGCCGGCTGGTGGCGCTGTTTATTACCCACGTTCACGACGTCACCGCGCGCAACGCGTTGACCTGGGTGACGCCGTTTGCGGTCTACCTCATCTCGGAGGAACTCGGCGCCTCCGGTGTTATCGCCGTGGTCATCGCGGCCGTGGAGCTTAATTCCCGTGCCGATATCCAGGCCGAGGACCGCCTGTCCGGCCAGGCCTTCTGGGAGACCATCGAGCTGCTCTTTACCGGCGTGGCCTTCGGGCTCATTGGCCTGACGGTCAATACCGCCATCGGCGAAGTGGGCTCGGACCTGTGGCACTCCGTGGTGGTGGGCGTCATCTTGTCCCTTGTGGCCTTCGTCGTCCGCTTGGTGTGGATGTACATCTATTACCGCATCAACGTCTCCCGCGGCCGCCCGCGCGTGGCGCCGCTGCGCCTGCAAGAAGTGCTGCTGATGACGTGGTCCGGCATGCGCGGCCTAGTCACCTTGGCGCTGGTTTTGTCCATCCCGGCCGGCGTGTTCAGCTTTCACCACGAGCTGGCGGTCATTGCACTGACCGTCTTGCTGGTCACTATGGTGGTGCCCGGCCTGCTCTTGCCGTGGCTGATGGAGCGCCTTGACCTCACGGAGGCCTCCCAGATTGCCAGCGATAAGATGCGCGCCGCCGTGGTGAGCCGCGCGCGTGCGGCCAGCATCGAGGCCCTGTCGCACTTCCGGCCCGACGGCCACATTACTGCCGACGCCGAGAAGGTCGACCCCGAAATTTCCGCCAACGTGATTCAGTGGTTCGAGGACCGGCTCGGCGATGGCGAGGATGTTTCCGATGACTCCCGCAAGCAGCGCGCCTGGCAGGCCCGCCACGTGGCTCTGGAGGCCCGCCGGACCGCTTTGGCGGCGGCGCAGGAGGAGCTGCTACGCATGCGCGGCGATCGGGCTTATAACCCGGCCATTGTGGACGAGGTGCTCGAGGAGATTGATCGCATGGTTCTAGGCGCCAAGCGCCACTAG